A single window of Senegalia massiliensis DNA harbors:
- a CDS encoding DegV family protein: protein MNNIKLFSDSTCDLPKELLNKLDISIIPLYVVFGDKSFKDGKDINIEELYKKVDELDTLPKTSAPSPIDVHNAFKPYIDKGDSIIYIGLSSELSSTILNAKIIEEEFQDADITIIDSKNLSAGIGLLLLKANELIESGIDKEKIVEEIKSLVPKIRTSFIVDDFDFLHKGGRCSSIQSLMGGLLKIKPILKVNEGNIILGQKPRGKKRKAIDLTLQNIYKNKDSIDLDRIIIGESMSIEDSLYIKKQLEKNMNFKEILLIEAGCVISSHCGKNTTGIYYIEK, encoded by the coding sequence ATGAATAATATTAAGCTTTTTTCTGATAGTACATGTGATTTACCAAAAGAATTATTAAACAAATTAGATATCTCTATAATACCGTTATATGTTGTATTTGGAGATAAATCATTTAAGGATGGAAAAGATATAAATATTGAAGAATTGTATAAAAAAGTCGATGAATTAGATACTTTACCTAAGACTTCAGCACCTTCTCCTATTGATGTTCATAATGCTTTTAAACCTTATATAGATAAAGGAGACTCTATTATATATATAGGCCTTTCTTCAGAATTATCGTCTACAATTTTGAATGCTAAAATAATTGAAGAAGAATTTCAAGATGCTGATATAACAATTATAGATTCTAAGAATTTATCTGCTGGAATAGGATTATTATTGCTTAAAGCAAATGAGCTGATAGAATCAGGTATTGATAAAGAAAAAATAGTAGAAGAAATTAAAAGCCTTGTTCCTAAAATAAGAACATCATTTATTGTAGATGACTTTGATTTTTTACATAAAGGTGGAAGATGTAGTAGTATACAATCTTTAATGGGAGGACTTCTTAAAATTAAACCTATATTAAAAGTTAATGAGGGTAATATAATACTTGGTCAAAAACCTAGAGGTAAGAAAAGAAAAGCAATTGATTTAACTTTGCAAAACATTTATAAAAATAAAGATTCTATTGATTTAGATAGAATAATAATTGGAGAATCAATGTCTATAGAAGACTCATTATATATTAAAAAACAATTAGAAAAAAATATGAACTTTAAAGAAATATTATTAATAGAAGCAGGATGTGTTATATCTAGCCACTGTGGTAAAAACACTACTGGAATATATTATATAGAAAAATAA
- a CDS encoding DegV family protein: MKIIADSCCDLNDELKNNLDIDLVPLTIRIDDEEIIDDEKLDKDELIKKMKASNDYPKTASPSPMNFVEKYKLDDKSFVVTLSSALSSTYNSAMMAKNMILEEANHKFIHVFDSVSASVGETLTCIKINELIQKNLSENDIVIKTNQYIKEMKTFFVLESLDNLIKAGRMSKLKGRIASALSIKPIMGSTDDGNIRLVRKVRGTNKALSKLLDVIGEEGESTKFSEKILGISHVNAYDRAKKLKEDILKKYKFKDVIIVEARGISTVYANEGGIIIAF; the protein is encoded by the coding sequence ATGAAGATAATAGCAGATAGTTGTTGTGATTTAAATGATGAACTAAAAAATAATTTAGATATAGATTTAGTTCCTTTAACTATAAGAATAGATGATGAGGAAATTATAGATGATGAGAAATTAGATAAAGATGAACTTATAAAGAAAATGAAAGCTAGTAATGATTATCCTAAAACAGCTAGTCCATCTCCTATGAATTTTGTTGAGAAGTATAAATTAGATGATAAAAGCTTTGTAGTAACTTTGTCTTCAGCATTAAGTAGTACTTATAATAGTGCAATGATGGCAAAAAATATGATATTAGAAGAAGCAAATCATAAATTTATTCATGTATTTGATTCAGTGAGTGCTTCAGTTGGAGAGACATTAACTTGTATTAAGATAAACGAGTTAATTCAAAAAAATTTATCAGAAAATGATATTGTTATAAAAACAAATCAATATATAAAAGAAATGAAAACTTTTTTTGTTTTAGAGTCATTAGATAATCTAATAAAGGCTGGAAGAATGAGTAAGTTAAAAGGACGTATTGCATCTGCCCTTTCTATAAAGCCTATAATGGGTTCTACAGACGATGGTAACATAAGATTAGTAAGAAAAGTAAGAGGCACAAATAAAGCACTATCTAAGCTCTTAGATGTAATAGGAGAAGAAGGAGAGTCTACTAAATTCAGTGAAAAGATATTAGGGATTTCACATGTTAATGCATATGATAGGGCAAAAAAATTAAAAGAGGATATTCTAAAAAAATATAAATTTAAAGATGTAATTATAGTTGAAGCTAGAGGAATTAGTACGGTATATGCAAATGAAGGTGGAATAATAATAGCTTTTTAG
- the trpS gene encoding tryptophan--tRNA ligase, with product MGEKKVIFSGVQPSGELTLGNYLGAIRNWVDLQEKYDCYYCVVDLHSITVPQIAKDLRRRTLEIMSLYMACGIDPSKSTIFIQSHVPEHTQLSWVLSSMTYLGELNRMTQFKDKIKKNEKNLNAGLLTYPVLMASDILLYGTDVVPVGEDQKQHLELARDLASRFNNRYSETFKVPEPLISSVGSRIMDLQNPSQKMSKSAENENGYILLKDDSETIRRKVKRSVTDSINKVKYSEEQPGIKNLLTIYSKLTGEKISDIENKYIGKGYGEFKEDISEIIIDTLKPIREKYLEYMNDKAYLEKVYKEGSEKASIVARKTLRKVYKKTGFIPR from the coding sequence ATGGGTGAAAAAAAAGTTATATTTAGTGGAGTACAGCCTTCAGGTGAACTAACATTAGGTAATTATTTAGGAGCTATAAGAAATTGGGTAGATTTGCAAGAAAAATATGATTGTTATTATTGTGTTGTAGACTTACATTCTATAACAGTACCACAAATAGCTAAAGACTTAAGAAGAAGAACATTAGAAATTATGTCATTATATATGGCTTGCGGAATAGATCCTTCAAAATCTACAATATTTATTCAATCACATGTTCCAGAACATACTCAATTATCCTGGGTTTTATCTTCAATGACTTACTTAGGTGAATTAAATCGAATGACTCAGTTTAAAGATAAAATCAAGAAAAATGAAAAGAATTTAAATGCTGGACTATTAACTTATCCTGTGCTAATGGCATCAGATATTTTATTATATGGTACCGATGTAGTTCCAGTAGGAGAAGATCAAAAACAACATTTAGAACTTGCACGTGATTTAGCTTCTAGGTTTAATAATAGATATAGTGAAACATTTAAAGTTCCAGAACCACTTATATCTAGTGTTGGATCTAGGATAATGGATTTACAAAACCCTTCCCAAAAGATGTCAAAATCAGCTGAAAACGAAAATGGATATATATTATTAAAAGATGATTCAGAGACTATTAGAAGAAAGGTAAAGAGAAGTGTAACTGATTCAATAAATAAAGTTAAATACTCAGAGGAGCAACCTGGAATTAAAAATCTTCTTACAATTTACTCTAAATTAACTGGAGAAAAGATTTCAGATATTGAAAATAAGTATATTGGGAAAGGATATGGAGAATTTAAAGAGGATATTTCAGAAATTATAATTGATACTTTAAAACCGATAAGAGAAAAATATTTAGAATATATGAATGATAAAGCTTATTTAGAAAAGGTATATAAAGAAGGAAGTGAAAAGGCTAGTATAGTCGCTCGTAAAACGCTTAGAAAAGTTTATAAAAAAACTGGATTTATTCCTAGATAA
- a CDS encoding L-threonine 3-dehydrogenase: MKKFLITGALGQIGSELTMELRKRYGDENVIASGRSKRDSMVVNSGPFEVVDITDYDRLNEVVKKHNVDWIINLAAILSAVGEKKPTMAWEVNMNGLFNILEVARENDCGVFTPSSIAAFGPNTPKDDTPQDTIQRPNTMYGVTKVAGELLCDYYYEKFGVDTRGVRFPGLISYAALPGGGTTDYAVHIYYDALQKGKFTCPLDEDTYMDMMYMPDAINAIIDLIEADGSKLEHRNAFNVTAMSFNPEMIFNEIKKHIPEFTMDYDVDGDLQKIANSWPNSLDDSAAKEEWGWNPKYDLESMTKDMLEKLREKLNIEK; encoded by the coding sequence GTGAAAAAGTTTTTGATTACAGGAGCTTTAGGACAAATAGGTTCTGAGTTAACTATGGAATTAAGAAAACGTTATGGAGATGAAAATGTAATAGCTAGTGGACGTAGTAAGAGAGATTCTATGGTAGTAAACTCTGGTCCTTTTGAAGTTGTAGATATAACTGATTATGATAGGTTAAATGAGGTAGTAAAAAAACATAATGTAGATTGGATAATAAATTTAGCAGCTATATTATCTGCTGTTGGAGAAAAGAAACCAACTATGGCATGGGAAGTTAATATGAATGGATTGTTTAATATATTAGAAGTTGCCCGTGAAAATGATTGTGGTGTGTTTACACCTAGTTCTATAGCAGCTTTTGGTCCAAATACGCCAAAAGATGATACTCCTCAAGATACTATACAGAGACCGAATACAATGTATGGAGTTACAAAAGTAGCTGGAGAACTTTTATGTGATTATTATTATGAGAAATTTGGAGTTGATACAAGAGGAGTTAGATTTCCAGGTTTAATATCTTATGCTGCACTTCCAGGTGGAGGAACAACTGATTATGCAGTTCATATATATTATGATGCTTTACAAAAAGGAAAGTTTACTTGTCCTCTTGATGAAGATACTTATATGGATATGATGTATATGCCAGATGCAATAAATGCTATAATTGATTTAATAGAAGCAGATGGTAGTAAATTAGAACATAGAAATGCATTTAATGTAACAGCTATGAGTTTTAATCCTGAAATGATATTTAATGAAATTAAAAAACATATTCCTGAATTTACAATGGATTATGATGTAGATGGTGACTTACAAAAAATTGCAAATTCATGGCCAAATTCTTTAGATGATAGTGCTGCTAAAGAAGAATGGGGATGGAATCCTAAGTATGATTTAGAGTCTATGACTAAAGATATGTTAGAAAAACTAAGAGAAAAATTAAATATAGAAAAATAA
- a CDS encoding cell wall hydrolase — MPMSARELLARIIKCEAGGEGDTGMKAVATVVMNRVHIPYGEYQRVNMGNLRNVIFQEGQFDCVRNVIGGRRNPQTIWATPPEQIHYDIADWALAGNKQWNIVKSLWYMNPFVPECPTYFPRNRTGVINTRIRKHCFFDPTELYKET; from the coding sequence ATGCCAATGTCAGCAAGAGAATTATTAGCTAGGATTATCAAATGTGAGGCAGGGGGAGAGGGAGATACTGGAATGAAAGCAGTTGCTACTGTAGTTATGAATAGAGTTCATATTCCTTATGGAGAGTATCAAAGAGTGAATATGGGGAATTTAAGAAATGTAATATTTCAAGAAGGGCAATTTGATTGTGTAAGAAATGTTATAGGCGGAAGAAGAAATCCTCAAACAATTTGGGCTACTCCACCAGAACAAATTCACTATGATATTGCAGATTGGGCCTTGGCAGGTAATAAGCAATGGAATATTGTGAAGTCTTTATGGTATATGAATCCTTTTGTCCCTGAATGTCCTACTTATTTTCCACGAAATAGAACTGGGGTGATAAATACTAGAATAAGAAAGCATTGTTTTTTTGATCCGACTGAACTTTATAAAGAAACTTAA
- the tpx gene encoding thiol peroxidase, translating to MTNKNITFGGKPVTLKGTQVKVGDQAENFKALKQDLSEFDFYNETEGKIKVISVVPSIDTGVCSLQTQRFNEESTKLSDDVFIVTISVDLPFAQKRFCGAEGIGNIEVVSDHKDLNFGDKYGFTIEEFRLLSRGVLVINKDNKIEYVEYLDEVTNHPDYDKALEEIKKLI from the coding sequence ATGACGAATAAAAATATAACATTTGGTGGAAAACCAGTTACATTAAAAGGTACTCAAGTAAAAGTAGGTGATCAAGCTGAGAATTTTAAAGCTTTAAAACAAGATTTATCTGAATTTGACTTCTATAATGAAACAGAAGGAAAAATAAAAGTTATATCTGTAGTACCTTCAATAGATACAGGTGTATGCTCATTGCAAACACAAAGATTTAATGAAGAATCAACTAAATTGTCAGATGATGTATTTATTGTAACAATATCTGTAGATTTACCTTTTGCACAAAAGAGATTTTGTGGGGCAGAAGGCATAGGAAATATAGAAGTAGTATCAGATCATAAAGATTTAAATTTTGGCGATAAGTATGGATTTACTATAGAAGAATTTAGATTACTATCAAGAGGAGTGTTAGTTATAAATAAAGACAATAAAATAGAATATGTAGAATATTTAGATGAAGTAACTAACCATCCTGATTATGATAAAGCATTAGAAGAAATTAAAAAATTAATATAG